In Quercus robur chromosome 10, dhQueRobu3.1, whole genome shotgun sequence, a genomic segment contains:
- the LOC126702141 gene encoding flavonoid 3'-monooxygenase isoform X4: MSPFSLILVTIAIAIFVYYLLNLRTRSSRGLPLPPGPKPWPIIGNLPHLGTVPHHSLADMARTYGPLMHLRLGFVDVVVAASASVAAQFLKAHDANFSSRPPNSGAKHIAYNYQDLVFAPYGSRWRMLRKISSVHLFSGKALDDFRHVRQEEVAVLIRAIANEKSKLVNLGQLLNVCTVNALGRVMLGRRVFGDGSGGGDAKADEFKSMVVEVMVLAGVFNIGDFIPALEWLDLQGVAAKMKKLHKRFDAFLTTIVEEHKTNTGGQHKDMLSTLLSLKEVAHDEGEKLTDTEIKALLLNMFTAGTDTSSSTVEWAIAELIRHPKILAQVQQELDSVVGRDRLVGELDLAQLTYLQAVVKETFRLHPSTPLSLPRMAAESCEIDGYHIPKGSTLLVNVWAISRDPKQWTNPLEFRPERFLPGSKKAHVDIKGNDFEVIPFGAGRRICAGMSLGLRMVQLLTATLVHAYDWDLPDGLMPEKLNMDEAYGLTLQRAAPLMVHPRPRLSSHVYRASS, translated from the exons ATGTCTCCGTTCTCTCTCATTTTGGTAACCATAGCCATAGCTATCTTTGTATATTACCTCCTAAACCTTCGTACCCGTAGTAGTAGAGGTCTTCCTCTTCCACCAGGTCCAAAACCATGGCCCATCATTGGAAACTTGCCTCACTTGGGCACAGTACCTCACCACTCTCTAGCAGACATGGCTCGAACCTATGGTCCTCTCATGCACCTCCGTCTAGGCTTTGTTGATGTTGTCGTGGCGGCCTCGGCTTCTGTTGCTGCACAGTTCTTGAAAGCCCATGATGCAAATTTTTCAAGCAGACCACCAAACTCGGGTGCTAAGCATATTGCGTATAACTATCAAGACCTTGTGTTTGCACCGTACGGCTCGCGTTGGCGCATGCTAAGGAAGATCAGCTCAGTTCATTTGTTCTCTGGAAAAGCCTTGGATGATTTTAGACATGTTCGCCAG GAAGAGGTGGCAGTGTTGATACGTGCTATAGCAAATGAAAAGTCGAAGCTCGTGAATTTAGGACAATTGCTCAATGTATGTACCGTAAACGCCCTAGGGCGGGTGATGCTAGGGCGGAGGGTTTTCGGtgatggtagtggtggtggtgatgcCAAGGCAGATGAATTCAAATCaatggtggtggaggtgatggTGTTGGCTGGAGTGTTCAACATAGGTGACTTTATTCCAGCATTGGAGTGGCTAGACTTACAAGGGGTAGCAGCTAAGATGAAGAAGCTACACAAGAGGTTTGATGCATTCTTGACCACAATTGTTGAGGAGCACAAGACTAACACTGGTGGCCAGCACAAGGACATGTTGAGTACCTTGCTTTCATTGAAAGAGGTTGCTCACGATGAGGGAGAGAAGCTCACAGACACAGAGATCAAAGCCTTGCTTTTG AATATGTTCACAGCAGGCACTGACACGTCATCTAGCACAGTGGAATGGGCCATAGCCGAACTCATCCGACACCCTAAGATCCTGGCCCAAGTCCAACAAGAGCTTGACTCCGTTGTGGGCCGAGACCGGCTCGTAGGTGAATTAGACCTAGCCCAACTCACTTACCTCCAGGCTGTGGTCAAGGAAACCTTCCGGCTCCACCCTTCAACCCCGCTCTCTCTACCACGCATGGCAGCTGAAAGTTGTGAAATCGATGGCTACCACATTCCAAAGGGCTCCACTCTTTTAGTCAATGTTTGGGCCATATCTCGTGATCCAAAACAATGGACCAACCCATTAGAGTTTAGGCCCGAACGCTTCCTACCGGGTAGCAAAAAGGCCCATGTTGATATTAAGGGAAATGACTTTGAAGTCATACCATTTGGTGCTGGGCGTAGAATATGTGCTGGGATGAGCTTAG GTTTACGCATGGTTCAACTATTAACTGCAACCTTGGTTCATGCATATGATTGGGACCTGCCTGATGGATTGATGCCTGAGAAACTGAACATGGATGAGGCATATGGGCTGACCTTGCAGCGAGCCGCGCCCTTGATGGTGCACCCTCGGCCGAGGCTCTCCTCACACGTCTATCGGGCATCCTCTTga
- the LOC126702141 gene encoding flavonoid 3'-monooxygenase isoform X2, which produces MSPFSLILVTIAIAIFVYYLLNLRTRSSRGLPLPPGPKPWPIIGNLPHLGTVPHHSLADMARTYGPLMHLRLGFVDVVVAASASVAAQFLKAHDANFSSRPPNSGAKHIAYNYQDLVFAPYGSRWRMLRKISSVHLFSGKALDDFRHVRQEEVAVLIRAIANEKSKLVNLGQLLNVCTVNALGRVMLGRRVFGDGSGGGDAKADEFKSMVVEVMVLAGVFNIGDFIPALEWLDLQGVAAKMKKLHKRFDAFLTTIVEEHKTNTGGQHKDMLSTLLSLKEVAHDEGEKLTDTEIKALLLNMFTAGTDTSSSTVEWAIAELIRHPKILAQVQQELDSVVGRDRLVGELDLAQLTYLQAVVKETFRLHPSTPLSLPRMAAESCEIDGYHIPKGSTLLVNVWAISRDPKQWTNPLEFRPERFLPGSKKAHVDIKGNDFEVIPFGAGRRICAGMSLGLRMVQLLTATLIHAYDWDLPDGLMPEKLNMEEAYGLTLQRAAPLMVHPRPRLSSHVYRASS; this is translated from the exons ATGTCTCCGTTCTCTCTCATTTTGGTAACCATAGCCATAGCTATCTTTGTATATTACCTCCTAAACCTTCGTACCCGTAGTAGTAGAGGTCTTCCTCTTCCACCAGGTCCAAAACCATGGCCCATCATTGGAAACTTGCCTCACTTGGGCACAGTACCTCACCACTCTCTAGCAGACATGGCTCGAACCTATGGTCCTCTCATGCACCTCCGTCTAGGCTTTGTTGATGTTGTCGTGGCGGCCTCGGCTTCTGTTGCTGCACAGTTCTTGAAAGCCCATGATGCAAATTTTTCAAGCAGACCACCAAACTCGGGTGCTAAGCATATTGCGTATAACTATCAAGACCTTGTGTTTGCACCGTACGGCTCGCGTTGGCGCATGCTAAGGAAGATCAGCTCAGTTCATTTGTTCTCTGGAAAAGCCTTGGATGATTTTAGACATGTTCGCCAG GAAGAGGTGGCAGTGTTGATACGTGCTATAGCAAATGAAAAGTCGAAGCTCGTGAATTTAGGACAATTGCTCAATGTATGTACCGTAAACGCCCTAGGGCGGGTGATGCTAGGGCGGAGGGTTTTCGGtgatggtagtggtggtggtgatgcCAAGGCAGATGAATTCAAATCaatggtggtggaggtgatggTGTTGGCTGGAGTGTTCAACATAGGTGACTTTATTCCAGCATTGGAGTGGCTAGACTTACAAGGGGTAGCAGCTAAGATGAAGAAGCTACACAAGAGGTTTGATGCATTCTTGACCACAATTGTTGAGGAGCACAAGACTAACACTGGTGGCCAGCACAAGGACATGTTGAGTACCTTGCTTTCATTGAAAGAGGTTGCTCACGATGAGGGAGAGAAGCTCACAGACACAGAGATCAAAGCCTTGCTTTTG AATATGTTCACAGCAGGCACTGACACGTCATCTAGCACAGTGGAATGGGCCATAGCCGAACTCATCCGACACCCTAAGATCCTGGCCCAAGTCCAACAAGAGCTTGACTCCGTTGTGGGCCGAGACCGGCTCGTAGGTGAATTAGACCTAGCCCAACTCACTTACCTCCAGGCTGTGGTCAAGGAAACCTTCCGGCTCCACCCTTCAACCCCGCTCTCTCTACCACGCATGGCAGCTGAAAGTTGTGAAATCGATGGCTACCACATTCCAAAGGGCTCCACTCTTTTAGTCAATGTTTGGGCCATATCTCGTGATCCAAAACAATGGACCAACCCATTAGAGTTTAGGCCCGAACGCTTCCTACCGGGTAGCAAAAAGGCCCATGTTGATATTAAGGGAAATGACTTTGAAGTCATACCATTTGGTGCTGGGCGTAGAATATGTGCTGGGATGAGCTTAGGTTTACGCATGGTTCAACTATTAACTGCAACCTTAATTCATGCATATGATTGGGACCTGCCTGATGGATTGATGCCTGAGAAACTGAACATGGAAGAGGCATATGGGCTGACCTTGCAGCGAGCCGCGCCCTTGATGGTGCACCCTCGGCCGAGGCTCTCCTCACACGTCTATCGGGCATCCTCTTga
- the LOC126702141 gene encoding flavonoid 3'-monooxygenase isoform X5: MSPFSLILVTIAIAIFVYYLLNLRTRSSRGLPLPPGPKPWPIIGNLPHLGTVPHHSLADMARTYGPLMHLRLGFVDVVVAASASVAAQFLKAHDANFSSRPPNSGAKHIAYNYQDLVFAPYGSRWRMLRKISSVHLFSGKALDDFRHVRQEEVAVLIRAIANEKSKLVNLGQLLNVCTVNALGRVMLGRRVFGDGSGGGDAKADEFKSMVVEVMVLAGVFNIGDFIPALEWLDLQGVAAKMKKLHKRFDAFLTTIVEEHKTNTGGQHKDMLSTLLSLKEVAHDEGEKLTDTEIKALLLNMFTAGTDTSSSTVEWAIAELIRHPKILAQVQQELDSVVGRDRLVGELDLAQLTYLQAVVKETFRLHPSTPLSLPRMAAESCEIDGYHIPKGSTLLVNVWAISRDPKQWTNPLEFRPERFLPGSKKAHVDIKGNDFEVIPFGAGRRICAGMSLGLRMVQLLTATLVHAYDWDLPDGLMPEKLNMDEAYGLTLQRAAPLMVHPRPRLSSHVYRASS, translated from the exons ATGTCTCCGTTCTCTCTCATTTTGGTAACCATAGCCATAGCTATCTTTGTATATTACCTCCTAAACCTTCGTACCCGTAGTAGTAGAGGTCTTCCTCTTCCACCAGGTCCAAAACCATGGCCCATCATTGGAAACTTGCCTCACTTGGGCACAGTACCTCACCACTCTCTAGCAGACATGGCTCGAACCTATGGTCCTCTCATGCACCTCCGTCTAGGCTTTGTTGATGTTGTCGTGGCGGCCTCGGCTTCTGTTGCTGCACAGTTCTTGAAAGCCCATGATGCAAATTTTTCAAGCAGACCACCAAACTCGGGTGCTAAGCATATTGCGTATAACTATCAAGACCTTGTGTTTGCACCGTACGGCTCGCGTTGGCGCATGCTAAGGAAGATCAGCTCAGTTCATTTGTTCTCTGGAAAAGCCTTGGATGATTTTAGACATGTTCGCCAG GAAGAGGTGGCAGTGTTGATACGTGCTATAGCAAATGAAAAGTCGAAGCTCGTGAATTTAGGACAATTGCTCAATGTATGTACCGTAAACGCCCTAGGGCGGGTGATGCTAGGGCGGAGGGTTTTCGGtgatggtagtggtggtggtgatgcCAAGGCAGATGAATTCAAATCaatggtggtggaggtgatggTGTTGGCTGGAGTGTTCAACATAGGTGACTTTATTCCAGCATTGGAGTGGCTAGACTTACAAGGGGTAGCAGCTAAGATGAAGAAGCTACACAAGAGGTTTGATGCATTCTTGACCACAATTGTTGAGGAGCACAAGACTAACACTGGTGGCCAGCACAAGGACATGTTGAGTACCTTGCTTTCATTGAAAGAGGTTGCTCACGATGAGGGAGAGAAGCTCACAGACACAGAGATCAAAGCCTTGCTTTTG AATATGTTCACAGCAGGCACTGACACGTCATCTAGCACAGTGGAATGGGCCATAGCCGAACTCATCCGACACCCTAAGATCCTGGCCCAAGTCCAACAAGAGCTTGACTCCGTTGTGGGCCGAGACCGGCTCGTAGGTGAATTAGACCTAGCCCAACTCACTTACCTCCAGGCTGTGGTCAAGGAAACCTTCCGGCTCCACCCTTCAACCCCGCTCTCTCTACCACGCATGGCAGCTGAAAGTTGTGAAATCGATGGCTACCACATTCCAAAGGGCTCCACTCTTTTAGTCAATGTTTGGGCCATATCTCGTGATCCAAAACAATGGACCAACCCATTAGAGTTTAGGCCCGAACGCTTCCTACCGGGTAGCAAAAAGGCCCATGTTGATATTAAGGGAAATGACTTTGAAGTCATACCATTTGGTGCTGGGCGTAGAATATGTGCTGGGATGAGCTTAGGTTTACGCATGGTTCAACTATTAACTGCAAC CTTGGTTCATGCATATGATTGGGACCTGCCTGATGGATTGATGCCTGAGAAACTGAACATGGATGAGGCATATGGGCTGACCTTGCAGCGAGCCGCGCCCTTGATGGTGCACCCTCGGCCGAGGCTCTCCTCACACGTCTATCGGGCATCCTCTTga
- the LOC126702141 gene encoding flavonoid 3'-monooxygenase isoform X3, translating to MSPFSLILVTIAIAIFVYYLLNLRTRSSRGLPLPPGPKPWPIIGNLPHLGTVPHHSLADMARTYGPLMHLRLGFVDVVVAASASVAAQFLKAHDANFSSRPPNSGAKHIAYNYQDLVFAPYGSRWRMLRKISSVHLFSGKALDDFRHVRQEEVAVLIRAIANEKSKLVNLGQLLNVCTVNALGRVMLGRRVFGDGSGGGDAKADEFKSMVVEVMVLAGVFNIGDFIPALEWLDLQGVAAKMKKLHKRFDAFLTTIVEEHKTNTGGQHKDMLSTLLSLKEVAHDEGEKLTDTEIKALLLNMFTAGTDTSSSTVEWAIAELIRHPKILAQVQQELDSVVGRDRLVGELDLAQLTYLQAVVKETFRLHPSTPLSLPRMAAESCEIDGYHIPKGSTLLVNVWAISRDPKQWTNPLEFRPERFLPGSKKAHVDIKGNDFEVIPFGAGRRICAGMSLGLRMVQLLTATLIHAYDWDLPDGLMPEKLNMDEAYGLTLQRAAPLMVHPRPRLSSHVYRASS from the exons ATGTCTCCGTTCTCTCTCATTTTGGTAACCATAGCCATAGCTATCTTTGTATATTACCTCCTAAACCTTCGTACCCGTAGTAGTAGAGGTCTTCCTCTTCCACCAGGTCCAAAACCATGGCCCATCATTGGAAACTTGCCTCACTTGGGCACAGTACCTCACCACTCTCTAGCAGACATGGCTCGAACCTATGGTCCTCTCATGCACCTCCGTCTAGGCTTTGTTGATGTTGTCGTGGCGGCCTCGGCTTCTGTTGCTGCACAGTTCTTGAAAGCCCATGATGCAAATTTTTCAAGCAGACCACCAAACTCGGGTGCTAAGCATATTGCGTATAACTATCAAGACCTTGTGTTTGCACCGTACGGCTCGCGTTGGCGCATGCTAAGGAAGATCAGCTCAGTTCATTTGTTCTCTGGAAAAGCCTTGGATGATTTTAGACATGTTCGCCAG GAAGAGGTGGCAGTGTTGATACGTGCTATAGCAAATGAAAAGTCGAAGCTCGTGAATTTAGGACAATTGCTCAATGTATGTACCGTAAACGCCCTAGGGCGGGTGATGCTAGGGCGGAGGGTTTTCGGtgatggtagtggtggtggtgatgcCAAGGCAGATGAATTCAAATCaatggtggtggaggtgatggTGTTGGCTGGAGTGTTCAACATAGGTGACTTTATTCCAGCATTGGAGTGGCTAGACTTACAAGGGGTAGCAGCTAAGATGAAGAAGCTACACAAGAGGTTTGATGCATTCTTGACCACAATTGTTGAGGAGCACAAGACTAACACTGGTGGCCAGCACAAGGACATGTTGAGTACCTTGCTTTCATTGAAAGAGGTTGCTCACGATGAGGGAGAGAAGCTCACAGACACAGAGATCAAAGCCTTGCTTTTG AATATGTTCACAGCAGGCACTGACACGTCATCTAGCACAGTGGAATGGGCCATAGCCGAACTCATCCGACACCCTAAGATCCTGGCCCAAGTCCAACAAGAGCTTGACTCCGTTGTGGGCCGAGACCGGCTCGTAGGTGAATTAGACCTAGCCCAACTCACTTACCTCCAGGCTGTGGTCAAGGAAACCTTCCGGCTCCACCCTTCAACCCCGCTCTCTCTACCACGCATGGCAGCTGAAAGTTGTGAAATCGATGGCTACCACATTCCAAAGGGCTCCACTCTTTTAGTCAATGTTTGGGCCATATCTCGTGATCCAAAACAATGGACCAACCCATTAGAGTTTAGGCCCGAACGCTTCCTACCGGGTAGCAAAAAGGCCCATGTTGATATTAAGGGAAATGACTTTGAAGTCATACCATTTGGTGCTGGGCGTAGAATATGTGCTGGGATGAGCTTAGGTTTACGCATGGTTCAACTATTAACTGCAACCTTAATTCATGCATATGATTGGGAC CTGCCTGATGGATTGATGCCTGAGAAACTGAACATGGATGAGGCATATGGGCTGACCTTGCAGCGAGCCGCGCCCTTGATGGTGCACCCTCGGCCGAGGCTCTCCTCACACGTCTATCGGGCATCCTCTTga
- the LOC126702141 gene encoding flavonoid 3'-monooxygenase isoform X1 — translation MSPFSLILVTIAIAIFVYYLLNLRTRSSRGLPLPPGPKPWPIIGNLPHLGTVPHHSLADMARTYGPLMHLRLGFVDVVVAASASVAAQFLKAHDANFSSRPPNSGAKHIAYNYQDLVFAPYGSRWRMLRKISSVHLFSGKALDDFRHVRQEEVAVLIRAIANEKSKLVNLGQLLNVCTVNALGRVMLGRRVFGDGSGGGDAKADEFKSMVVEVMVLAGVFNIGDFIPALEWLDLQGVAAKMKKLHKRFDAFLTTIVEEHKTNTGGQHKDMLSTLLSLKEVAHDEGEKLTDTEIKALLLNMFTAGTDTSSSTVEWAIAELIRHPKILAQVQQELDSVVGRDRLVGELDLAQLTYLQAVVKETFRLHPSTPLSLPRMAAESCEIDGYHIPKGSTLLVNVWAISRDPKQWTNPLEFRPERFLPGSEKAHVDIKGNDFEAIPFGAGRRICAGMSLGLRMVQLLTATLVHAYDWDLPDGLMPEKLNMDEAYGLTLQRAAPLMVHPRPRLSSHVYRASS, via the exons ATGTCTCCGTTCTCTCTCATTTTGGTAACCATAGCCATAGCTATCTTTGTATATTACCTCCTAAACCTTCGTACCCGTAGTAGTAGAGGTCTTCCTCTTCCACCAGGTCCAAAACCATGGCCCATCATTGGAAACTTGCCTCACTTGGGCACAGTACCTCACCACTCTCTAGCAGACATGGCTCGAACCTATGGTCCTCTCATGCACCTCCGTCTAGGCTTTGTTGATGTTGTCGTGGCGGCCTCGGCTTCTGTTGCTGCACAGTTCTTGAAAGCCCATGATGCAAATTTTTCAAGCAGACCACCAAACTCGGGTGCTAAGCATATTGCGTATAACTATCAAGACCTTGTGTTTGCACCGTACGGCTCGCGTTGGCGCATGCTAAGGAAGATCAGCTCAGTTCATTTGTTCTCTGGAAAAGCCTTGGATGATTTTAGACATGTTCGCCAG GAAGAGGTGGCAGTGTTGATACGTGCTATAGCAAATGAAAAGTCGAAGCTCGTGAATTTAGGACAATTGCTCAATGTATGTACCGTAAACGCCCTAGGGCGGGTGATGCTAGGGCGGAGGGTTTTCGGtgatggtagtggtggtggtgatgcCAAGGCAGATGAATTCAAATCaatggtggtggaggtgatggTGTTGGCTGGAGTGTTCAACATAGGTGACTTTATTCCAGCATTGGAGTGGCTAGACTTACAAGGGGTAGCAGCTAAGATGAAGAAGCTACACAAGAGGTTTGATGCATTCTTGACCACAATTGTTGAGGAGCACAAGACTAACACTGGTGGCCAGCACAAGGACATGTTGAGTACCTTGCTTTCATTGAAAGAGGTTGCTCACGATGAGGGAGAGAAGCTCACAGACACAGAGATCAAAGCCTTGCTTTTG AATATGTTCACAGCAGGCACTGACACGTCATCTAGCACAGTGGAATGGGCCATAGCCGAACTCATCCGACACCCTAAGATCCTGGCCCAAGTCCAACAAGAGCTTGACTCCGTTGTGGGCCGAGACCGGCTCGTAGGTGAATTAGACCTAGCCCAACTCACTTACCTCCAGGCTGTGGTCAAGGAAACCTTCCGGCTCCACCCTTCAACCCCGCTCTCTCTACCACGCATGGCAGCTGAAAGTTGTGAAATCGATGGCTACCACATTCCAAAGGGCTCCACTCTTTTAGTCAATGTTTGGGCCATATCTCGTGATCCAAAACAATGGACCAACCCATTAGAGTTTAGGCCCGAACGCTTCCTACCGGGTAGCGAAAAGGCCCATGTTGATATTAAGGGAAATGACTTTGAAGCCATACCATTTGGTGCTGGGCGTAGAATATGTGCTGGGATGAGCTTAGGTTTACGCATGGTTCAACTATTAACTGCAACCTTGGTTCATGCATATGATTGGGACCTGCCTGATGGATTGATGCCTGAGAAACTGAACATGGATGAGGCATATGGGCTGACCTTGCAGCGAGCCGCGCCCTTGATGGTGCACCCTCGGCCGAGGCTCTCCTCACACGTCTATCGGGCATCCTCTTga